The Castanea sativa cultivar Marrone di Chiusa Pesio chromosome 4, ASM4071231v1 sequence ATGGCCACACCAATGTAAGAAGGGCTGCCATCTAAAGCAACGCCATCggtgttaattttgaaaaaacccgATGGAGGGGCTTGCCAAACCGATGGGGAAGGGGCTGGAGAAAAAGCAGGGAGGGAGCAAGCATCTTTAAATTCACACAGCAGTCTATTCGCCATATCCCAAACCTGACTTGGAGTAGAACCCGAGTCCTCATGTATGGCTTGGTTGCGGTTCTACCAGATGGACCAAGCCACAGCAACAAAGAGATCCAAATCAAGAGGGGAGCCTTTCTCAATAAAATCCAAGACAACATCCACAAAATCTCTAGGCAAGGAGGTTACTTCAACAGGACAATTATGCCATTGAGCCCAAGTCAATTTGGCATGATCATAAAGGAAAAGAGCATAGGCAGTGAATTCCAAGGCCTTATCACAAATTGGGCAGAAACTAGAACAGTGAATACCTCCATGGCTTATATTAAACATGGTTGGGAGGCCATTTACACACGACCtccaagaaaaaattttaagcttTTGAGGGATTTTTAGACACCAAATCCGCTTCTAAAGAGAAGTTCTAGAATCAAAAGAGGAGCCTTCAGCCTTCTCAATCAAGTCCACAAGGCTTGAGGCAATGTGATAAACACTTTTAACAGTAAAGACCCCCCTTTTATTGCCCATCCACATGAGGCTGTCTTTAGGAAGATTATAATTGATGGGAATTTTTAATATTGTGCTGGCTTCAAAAGGAAGAAAGATGGATCTGACCACATCTACTTTCCACCACCTAGTGTCATTATCAATAAGAGAGGAAACCATTGGGTAATCATTAAAATCCGATTGAGGGGTGATCACTTTGTGAGACGATGGAGTTGGAAGCCATTTATCGTCCCATATATGAATTCTTCGCCCATTACCAACCCTCCACCTTGTTCCTTTTTTAATAACCTCAATACTATTATGAATGCTCCTCCAAGTATAAGAGGGGTTGCTTCCTTTCTTAGAATTAAGGACATCATCATAAGGAAAGTACTTAGCTTTAAAAACCCGAGCCATCAATGAGTTTGGATTGTTGAGAATTCTCCAACCTTGTTTAGCCAACATAGCAAGGTTGAAAGCTTGAATATTCCTAAAACTCATCCCACCATGAAGCTTCGATTTACACATCTTCCTCTAACTTACCCAAGCAATTTTGTTCTCATCGCCtctttgcccccaccaaaaattcctcatcatattttctaaatctttGCTCAAGGATTTAGGGAGTTGAAAACAGCTCATTGTATATGTGGGCACTGCTTGGGCTACCGCCTTGATAAGGATCTCCCTCTCGCCTATTGAAAGAAGTTTCCCTTTCCAGCCAGCAAGCTTTTTTGCCACCCGGTCCTTTACTTCCGCAAACACTTGAGCCTTGGATTTTCCAATTATAGTAGGCAGCCTGAGATATTTGTTATGCCTGGAAACTTGCATAAGGCCAAGGATATCCAGAATTCTATCCTTTTTCTCCTGAGGGGTGTTTGGGCTGAAAAAGATAGAAGACTTGTCGACATAAATCTTTTGCCCCGAAGCCGCTTCATAGCTATTAAGAATATCAACAAGTTTCTGACACTCTTAGTCCTCCACTTTGTAGAAAAGGAGGCTGTCATCAACGAATAAGAGATGGGTGATAATTGGGCAACCTATACCAATGGACATTCCGCTAATCTGATTTTCACGGGCTGCTTTATGAATAAGCGCTGAAAAGCTTTCAGTAcaaaggagaaaaaggtaagggGAGAGGGGATCTCCCTACCTAATGCCTCTTGAGGGGGTGATGTTTCTGCATGCTTCACCATTGATAATAACTTAATAAGAGACAGAAGAGATGCAAAGAATAATCAGGTCCACCCATTTTTTGGTAACGCCCATTTTCTCCATAACAACTTTGATAAAATTCCACTCAACTCTATCAAAAGCCTTACTCATGTCTAACTTAATTGACATATAATTATCCATCCCATCTACTTTGTGatttaaataatacatgaaTTCAAAGGCCACTAGGACATTATCAGAAATAAGATGATCCGGAATGAATGCTCtttaattttcagtaataatACTTGGGAGGATTGGTCTGAGCCTATTAGTAAGGACTTTTGATATGATCTTATATGTAGTGTTACAGAGGCTAATTGGGCGAAAATCAATCATTTTGGAGGGCTGGTTGGTCTTTAGAATAAGAGCAATATTGGTTTTATTTATATCGGTTATGGGCATATTTGAGTTCAAGACGTTTAAGACCATATTTGTGATACTTAACCCTACAATGTCCCAATACTTATGAAAAAAGATTGCGGACATACCATCGGGTCCAGGTGCTTTAGTTGGATGAAGCTGCCGAAGCGCCGCAATGACTTCCTCTCTTGTAAAGTCCTTGGTGAGCTCAACATTCATGTCTTTAGTGACACACCTAGGCAATGCATCAGCGACCTCATTAATTCCACACGGAGAGGAGGTGGAATAGATCCcttcaaaataagaaattgCAGCAGCAACAATGCTTTCCTTGCTCTCACACCAAACACCGTCATCATTCCACAACCCCAATATGgtattctttttccttctctcagAAGCATGGGCATGGAAGAATTTAGTGTTTCGATCCCCTTCCCTATACCAATGAACCTTACTACGCTGCCTCCAAATGGTCTCCTCACTATCTTAAAGATCATTAACTTCCCTTCTAAGCTGGTTAATTTCAGCCCCTGTAGTACCCTTGTCTTCAATGGCAAGTGAATTAAGAGCCCTTTTTTTCTCctgaattttcttttgaatattgCCCACCACATTCTGATTCCAATTAGTGAGAGCAGCTTCACATCTTTAGAGGTTTGATGCAACCCCCTCTGGAGTAGCAGCAAAAGTACCAGAATTCCAAGCTTCTTGAATGATTTCCCTACAATCTTCCCTTTTGACCCACATTGCCTCAAAATGGAAACGGCACTTCCTTTTGCAGCCTGGGGAAAATGAGTTGGTAACGAGTAGAATACAATGATCAAAGGTTGTGTCAACAAGATGATACACCTTCGCCTCCTTAAAAAACTCAAGCCAATCCGAGGTAGCCAAGGCCCTGTCCAAACGCAGAAAAATTCTGTCACACCCCTCTTGCATATTACACCAGGTAAAATCAGGGTCACAGTACCCTAAATCCTTGAAGCCACGCAAATTTACAACCTGACGGAAGCTATCCATTTGGCGTTGAGAGCGGAGGACACCCCCTGCTTTTTCATTGATAGAaagaatttcattaaaatcaccacAACAAAACCAAGGAATATTAAATTGACTATTAAGAAGAGAGAGGAGTTTCCAAGATTCTTCCCTGAGATGGGGCT is a genomic window containing:
- the LOC142632980 gene encoding uncharacterized protein LOC142632980; the protein is MNSLCWNCRGIGNIRTVFALRDYIWRWNPKIVFLSETKIRSRRMEIVKYRLGFPNGLIVPSRGCRGGLALLWSSDTKLEIKSFSNHHIDAVITESDNGFLWRFTGFYGHPKPHLREESWKLLSLLNSQFNIPWFCCGDFNEILSINEKAGGVLRSQRQMDSFRQVVNLRGFKDLGYCDPDFTWCNMQEGCDRIFLRLDRALATSDWLEFFKEAKAAKGSAVSILRQCGSKGKIVGKSFKKLGILRSKVHWYREGDRNTKFFHAHASERRKKNTILGLWNDDGVWCESKESIVAAAISYFEGIYSTSSPCGINEVADALPRCVTKDMNVELTKDFTREEVIAALRQLHPTKAPGPDAASGQKIYVDKSSIFFSPNTPQEKKDRILDILGLMQVSRHNKYLRLPTIIGKSKAQVFAEVKDRVAKKLAGWKGKLLSIGEREILIKAVAQAVPTYTMSCFQLPKSLSKDLENMMRNFWWGQRGDENKIAWNRNQAIHEDSGSTPSQVWDMANRLLCEFKDACSLPAFSPAPSPSVWQAPPSGFFKINTDGVALDGSPSYIGVAICDFRGCLLAASSKILSTPFSAEITEVSRYKKHLKRSGNNAAHEFSRAARLTAQFQ